The segment TCCCACTGGGTCAGGTTCTTGCGTGCCCACGCCACCCACTCCAACAGCGCCGGCTCCCCCTTGAGGGCGTGCAGGTCGGGTGGGGTCGGCAGGGTCGGGTCCTGGCGGCGCAGCCGCGCCAGACGCGCCGTGAGGTCCGCGGCCTCGTTCAGGACCGTCGCGTAACTGGTGCGGTGGCCGTCGACAGTGACCCAGCGCAGGGCGATCGCGAAACTCATGACCCGTTCCTCGGGGAAGGCCGCGCCCAGCGGGGGGTGCGTCGGGTGCGGCGGCGGGCGGACACGCCCCACTGTGCGGGGTGTGGGGCGTGCTTGGCAAGACCACGCCCCCTGACCGGCGCCACGGGACGGACACACCCTACAGCCGGGGACGAAGAAGATCGTTGGTGTGGCGTCGAACCGGATTCGGCGCTCACCACGGAGGGTGGTGGCGCCGACCCCGCTGGAACGACATGAGAGACCCCAACGGCGGACTCGTTCCCGCTGACTGTTGGGGCGTGGCCGGGGATGTGGTCGACGATGACTGACCCCTGCCTTGTCGCTGAGAGCTTCCAGATCACCGCCCGGACCCGGGTAGGCGTCATCGCCGCGCGTCCATCCGCCGCGAGCGCGACGTCACGCGACTCCGCCACCCGACCGGCGGGGACCGCGGCCCGGATCGCCGAACACCCCGGCACGCGCGCCACCAACCTCACAGCACACCGAGGCCGTGATTCGCGGGCGCGTGGTTCTCCCGCGCTCCCCCCGGTTGACGTCTCGCTTCGCACCCGTCACTCAACAGAACCACGACGCCTCCGTCTTCGGCCGGGCGCACCGCCCACCGGGATCAACCGCGCGAAGCACACCCCCACAAGGTGAAGACGCCCGACCGGCGAGCACAACACCCGCGAACACACCCGAGTCGTGCTTATTGAACCGCTGTGTGTCTTTTGGGAGCGCTGTTGGGGCGTCAGGGCTCGCGACCGCCAGGACGACGCAGGACGCCCATCACGGATCGCCGTGCGGGGCGAGCGTAGGCCCACTCATCGGCCAGGATCCGGTTGAAGCGTTCGACCTCGCCGTTGGTTTGGGGCCGATAGGGGCGGGTGCGTTTGTGCTTGATGCCTTGGTCGGCCAGGAGATCGCTCCAGACGTGGGACTCGTAGCAGGCCCCCCACGATGCCCACCGAGGCGAAATAGGCGTGGGCGCGTTGCCAGAACCCCGTGGCGGTCTCCTAGGTCTCATCGGTCAGGATCTCTGAGTAGGCGAGGCGGAAGTGGTCATCCACCGCGTGGTGCAGCTAGGCGTACCCAGCGTTTGTTTTGTTCTTGCGGCCCTGGACCCGGTGCACGGTCGAGGCGCACATGCCCAGGTGGCCGCGATACGGGCCGGCCCCCAGCGTTTGAGGACACGGAGCTTGACGATGCGGCACTCACGGCGGGTGGGGGTACGCCGTGGGCTTTGGCAGGGACGGCTGGAAGCATCGTGCACCCCGGCCGCCCAGAGCCCGATAGCGGCCCGCCCAGCGACTAGCGGCGCTCACGCTGGTCTGGAAACGTTCGGCAGCACGCCGTAGCGACCAGCCGCCACACCGACGCCGAAGGCCCACTCAAGTTGTTGCACCAGGGCCACCGTCACCAGCCTCACAGGACACAACACCTAGGCCTCGGGTGTGGCGCCGAACAGCTCCAGCAGGTGGGGTTTGTCGAACATGCGGGCGGCGTCGACCGCGGTGGGGGTGCCGATGCGGGGGTCGGCGCCGTGGTCGACGAGGACGGCCACCACGGCGTCCTCACCCTTGAAGACCGCGCCGGCGATCGGGCTCTGGCCACGGTCGTTGAGCCGGTCGGCGTCGGCTCCGCGCTCCATCAGCATGGCCACGGTGGCGGGGTGGCCGTGGTAGGCGGCCAGCATCACCAGGGTGTCGCCCTTATCGTTGCTGAGGTTGACCGGGACCCCGGCCTCGACGTACGCCGCGAGGGTGTCGGTGTCCCCCGCGCGGGCCAGGGCGAAGAGTTTGGTGGCCAGTTCGACGAGGTCGGCCTCGGCGGGTGGGGTGGGTTCGCTGGGATCGGTGTCGCTCACACGTCCACTGTAGGGGGGCGGTGTCGAACCGCCCCTTAAGCAACCCGTTGATCTTTCCCAATAGTCCGAGTGAGACCGATTTGTGATT is part of the Spiractinospora alimapuensis genome and harbors:
- a CDS encoding ankyrin repeat domain-containing protein translates to MSDTDPSEPTPPAEADLVELATKLFALARAGDTDTLAAYVEAGVPVNLSNDKGDTLVMLAAYHGHPATVAMLMERGADADRLNDRGQSPIAGAVFKGEDAVVAVLVDHGADPRIGTPTAVDAARMFDKPHLLELFGATPEA